The nucleotide sequence CTTGGCCGTGCCCGATCTGCTCAAGCTTGGCTTCACCAAGACCGACATGGGCTTTGTCATGAGCGCCGGGGCCATCTCCTACGGCATCGCCAAGTTCGTCATGGGCATGGTTTCGGACAGGTCCAACCCGCGCTATTTCTTTTCCGCCGGCCTGCTCCTGTCCGGCGGCGTCATGCTGTTCATGGGCTTTAGCCCCTGGGCCGTGTCCTCGGTGGCCATCATGTACGCCTTGCAGTTCGTCAACGGCTGGGTCCAGGGCATGGGCTGGCCGCCGTGCGGCCGTACCATGGTCCACTGGTGGTCCACCCACGAGCGGGGCAAGATCGTTTCGGTCTGGAACGTGGCCCATAATCTGGGCGGCGGCCTGGTGGCCAACCTGGCCGTGTGGGGCGTGGGCTACTTCAACGAATGGCAGGCCAAGCTCTACGTGCCGGCCGGCGTGGCCGTGGGCATCGCCGTGCTGCTCCTTATTACCATGCGCGACACGCCCCAGTCCTGCGGCCTGCCGCCCATTGAGGAGCACAACAACGACTATCCGCCGAGCTACAGCGAAGATCAGGAATTGGAGATGACCACCAAGGAGATCTTCGTCAAATACATCCTGCCCAACAAGTATCTCTGGTACATCGCCATCGCCAACATCTTCGTCTACTTCATCCGCTACGGCGTCCTGGACTGGGCGCCCACCTACCTGCGCGAGGTCAAGGGCTTCGACTTCAAGCAGGCCGGCCTGGCCTATTCCCTCTACGAGTACGCGGCCATCCCGGGCACCATCCTGTGCGGCTGGATTTCCGACCAGTACTTCAAGAGCCGCCGCGCCCCGGCCGGCATCCTGTTCATGGTCCCCACCGTCCTGGCCGTGGCCTTCTACTGGCTCAACAAGTCCGGTTCCGCCGCCATTGACAGCTGGGCGCTTCTGGCCATCGGCTTTTTCGTCTACGGCCCGGTCATGCTGATTGGCCTGCACGCCCTGGATCTGGTGCCCAAAAAGGCCGCCGGCACCGCCGCCGGCCTCACCGGCCTGTTCGGCTACGTGCTGGGCACCGTGGTCGCCAACTGGGTGACCGGCTGGGTCATCCAGCACTACGGCTGGGACTGGTATTTCGGACTCATGCTCATCGCCGGCGTGTTGGCTATCCTGGCCATAGCCATGACCTGGGGGCACGGCGCGACCAGCGAGAAGCGCGACGATAACGGCAACGGGGCCAGCCCCGAAGCCGCCAAGAGCTGAGTCGAGCGCCCGCGTCGCCCATATAAGGCGCGGGCATCCTCATAACTGTCAGCGGCGGGGGGACTGCTCCCCGCTGGCAAGTCCGCGGCCCCTCCCGCGGCAAGGGGCCTGAATGGCGGTTCAGGCCCCTTTTATTTTGTCGATGCAGGTGCAGGCGTGGCGGCGGAGGCGACGCTGCGTGATGCGTCTGCTTGGCGTGAGCATGAAGCAAATGGGCCGTCTGCTGAGGAAGACTCTATTTGTTTCTTATTGCTCTGAATTAATTTGCTTTATGGCGATAAAACTACCTGCTCTCGGACGAAATCAATCCTCGCTGGGA is from Solidesulfovibrio magneticus RS-1 and encodes:
- the glpT gene encoding glycerol-3-phosphate transporter, which codes for MIGFFKPAEHIERLPQDKHGAHYKALRWQIFLSIFFGYAAYYLVRKNISLAVPDLLKLGFTKTDMGFVMSAGAISYGIAKFVMGMVSDRSNPRYFFSAGLLLSGGVMLFMGFSPWAVSSVAIMYALQFVNGWVQGMGWPPCGRTMVHWWSTHERGKIVSVWNVAHNLGGGLVANLAVWGVGYFNEWQAKLYVPAGVAVGIAVLLLITMRDTPQSCGLPPIEEHNNDYPPSYSEDQELEMTTKEIFVKYILPNKYLWYIAIANIFVYFIRYGVLDWAPTYLREVKGFDFKQAGLAYSLYEYAAIPGTILCGWISDQYFKSRRAPAGILFMVPTVLAVAFYWLNKSGSAAIDSWALLAIGFFVYGPVMLIGLHALDLVPKKAAGTAAGLTGLFGYVLGTVVANWVTGWVIQHYGWDWYFGLMLIAGVLAILAIAMTWGHGATSEKRDDNGNGASPEAAKS